A region from the Acyrthosiphon pisum isolate AL4f chromosome A1, pea_aphid_22Mar2018_4r6ur, whole genome shotgun sequence genome encodes:
- the LOC100159333 gene encoding cytochrome P450 307a1-like, whose product MEFVFSSLTYLLLFVLTAVLLFLIRDELKTKQVDHRAGLVDPPAPKAWPIIGHLYLMARYKVPYRVFDEIMADLGSVFRLDLGSVPCVVVNGLNNIREVLMIKGDHFDSRPSFRRFNQLFKGDKNNSLAFCDWSQLQKTRRELLRAHTFPNTTSNMYTRLDTCLKTELADLTDTLDTMANTECVDIKNMLLHTCANVFMSYFCSTRFSRSYDKFREFIRNFDDVFYEVNQGAPCDFLPSLMPLYHWHFKKIRSWSSKIRNFMETEIFNKRKAAWVPGTKPVDFVDNLLDAVTQPDRDDGFDMDIGLFSLEDIIGGHSAITNFIVKTLGFLVDRPDVQRRIQEESDAVVRASGSVGLSDRSQMPYTEAVVYESLRLIASPIVPHLANRDTSVDGVRIRKGTTVFLNNYSLHMSPELWNNPEHYSPERFINAEGRLEKPEYFIPFSGGKRSCMGYKLVQLLSFCTISTLLNKYTLLPVEDVSYAVPKGNLALPFVTFPFRLRPRNFRKQ is encoded by the exons atggagtTTGTATTCAGTTCTTTAACATACTTGTTGCTTTTCGTGTTAACCGCCGTATTATTGTTCCTGATTCGAGACGAATTGAAAACGAAACAAGTGGACCACAGAGCTGGTCTCGTTGACCCTCCCGCACCCAAAGCGTGGCCGATAATTGGCCATTTGTACCTGATGGCCCGGTATAAGGTACCGTATCGAGTGTTTGACGAAATTATGGCCGACTTGGGATCCGTTTTCCGCTTGGATCTGGGATCGGTACCGTGCGTTGTCGTCAACGGATTAAACAATATCCGCGAGGTGTTAATGATAAAAGGCGACCATTTCGACAGCCGCCCTTCATTCCGTCGATTCAACCAGTTGTTCAAAGGCGATAAAAACAact ctTTGGCGTTTTGCGACTGGTCTCAGCTACAAAAAACTCGACGAGAACTACTCAGAGCTCATACTTTTCCCAATACCACGTCCAACATGTACACCCGATTGGACACGTGTTTAAAAACCGAACTGGCTGATTTAACAGACACCTTAGACACCATGGCCAACACTGAATGTGTAGACATCAAGAACATGTTGCTCCATACATGTGCCAATGTGTTCATGTCATACTTTTGTTCCACCCGCTTCTCCAGATCCTACGACAAGTTCAGAGAGTTTATCCGAAATTTTGATGACGTGTTTTACGAGGTAAACCAAGGAGCACCCTGTGACTTTCTGCCCAGTTTGATGCCATTGTACCACTggcatttcaaaaaaataagatCATGGAGCTCAAAAATCCGAAATTTCATGGAAACCGAAATATTCAACAAGAGGAAAGCTGCGTGGGTGCCGGGCACCAAGCCAGTGGATTTCGTGGACAACTTGCTGGATGCCGTCACGCAGCCCGACCGGGACGACGGATTTGACATGGACATCGGGTTGTTTTCACTAGAGGACATTATTGGCGGTCATTCAGCAATCACGAACTTCATTGTAAAGACGTTGGGATTCCTAGTGGACAGACCGGACGTGCAGCGGCGCATTCAAGAGGAATCGGATGCCGTGGTTCGGGCTTCCGGGTCCGTCGGGCTCTCGGACCGATCTCAGATGCCGTACACCGAGGCCGTTGTTTACGAATCACTGCGGCTGATCGCCTCGCCAATCGTACCGCATTTGGCCAACAGAGACACTTCGGTTgacg gCGTCCGGATCCGAAAAGGCACGACGGTGTTCTTAAACAACTACAGTCTACACATGAGCCCGGAACTGTGGAACAACCCCGAACACTACAGCCCGGAAAGGTTCATAAACGCGGAAGGGAGGTTAGAGAAGCCGGAATATTTCATACCGTTCAGCGGTGGAAAACGGTCGTGCATGGGATATAAGTTGGTGCAGCTATTGTCGTTCTGCACTATTAGCACGCTGCTCAACAAGTATACATTGCTTCCGGTTGAGGACGTATCGTACGCCGTGCCAAAAGGGAACCTGGCATTGCCGTTCGTTACTTTTCCCTTCCGGCTCAGACCCAGGAACTTCCGGAAACAGTGA